Part of the Flavobacterium alkalisoli genome is shown below.
AGATAAACTTGCAAAATACAGGGACGAATTTATTTTTCCTCATGTAAACGGCAAGCAGGTAATTTACTTTACGGGTAACTCACTTGGGTTACAGCCAAAACGAACAAAAGCTTATGTTGATGAGGTAATGGACGATTGGGCAAAGCTGGCTGTAGAAGGTCACTTTTATGCCGATAAGCCCTGGTGGGATTATCATGAACGTTTTTCTGCTCCGTTAAGTAAAATTGTAGGTGCATTGCCAAGTGAAGTAACGGTTATGAATACTCTTACGGTAAACCTTCACCTGCTTATGGTAACGTTTTACCAGCCTACACAAAAAAGATACAAAATTATTTGTGAGGAGAAAGCTTTTCCAAGCGATCAATACATGATAAAGAGCCAGGTTAAATTCCATGGTTTTGAGCCTGAAGACGCTATTGTAGAAATCAGGAGACGTCCGGGAGAACACAATATAAGAAAAGAAGATGTCCTTAATACTATTAAAGAAGTGGGCGATGAACTTGCACTTGTTTTAATAGGAGGGGTAAACTATTATACGGGTCAGGTGTTTGATATGGAAACCATTACAAAAGCAGGTCAGGAAGCCGGAGCTTATGTGGGATGGGATTTGGCGCATGCTGCAGGTAACATTCATCTGGAATTACATAACTGGAATGTAGACTTTGCTGCATGGTGTAGCTATAAGTATATGAACTCAGGGCCGGGTAACGCATCGGGTGCTTTTGTTCACGAAATGCACCATAATGATTTAGATCTTCCTCGTTTTGCAGGATGGTGGGGTCATAATAAAGAAAGAAGATTTTTAATGGAACCTCAGTTTGATCCTGTTCGTGGTGCACACGGATGGCAGGTAAGCTGCTTGCCTATATTATCGCTTGCACCATACTTAGCGTCGGTAGAGATGTTTGATGAGGTAGGTATGCCTGCGCTTATTCAAAAAAGAGACTGTATAACTTCTTACTTGGAGTTTATCCTTCATGAAATTGATAAGGAAATCAACGGTAATTTTGAGGTTATTACTCCGGCTGATCCTAAAGAAAGAGCGAGCCAGATTTCGGTTTATCTTCACGGTGAAGGAAGACAATTATTTGATTACTTAATGAAAAACGGTGTAATTACCGACTGGAGAGAGCCAAATGTAATCAGGTTAGCGCCGGTGCCATTATACTGCTCATATGAAGATATGTATGAGTTTGGACAGATTTTAAAAGAAGGAATCCTTTCACACAGAAAATAAGGAAATGACAAAAGAACAAAAAATAGCAGGGTTCGACCCAAGCCAACCGGGACTGTCTGATGCCAGTATCTTTGGTTTGCCTTTCACAGCAGAAGAGAGCGAGATTATTATAGTGCCCGCTCCATGGGAAGTTACAGTGAGTTATGGTGCAGGAGCTTCAGAAGGTCCAGATGCTATAATGGAAGCTTCATTTCAGGTAGACCTGCATCATCAGGAATTTCCTGAGCTTTGGAAGCTGGGAATTTACCTTGATCAAAACAGCCAGACGGAAGAATGGGCTGATAAGAGCAGAA
Proteins encoded:
- the kynU gene encoding kynureninase; translation: MEFQNTRDFARQMDAKDKLAKYRDEFIFPHVNGKQVIYFTGNSLGLQPKRTKAYVDEVMDDWAKLAVEGHFYADKPWWDYHERFSAPLSKIVGALPSEVTVMNTLTVNLHLLMVTFYQPTQKRYKIICEEKAFPSDQYMIKSQVKFHGFEPEDAIVEIRRRPGEHNIRKEDVLNTIKEVGDELALVLIGGVNYYTGQVFDMETITKAGQEAGAYVGWDLAHAAGNIHLELHNWNVDFAAWCSYKYMNSGPGNASGAFVHEMHHNDLDLPRFAGWWGHNKERRFLMEPQFDPVRGAHGWQVSCLPILSLAPYLASVEMFDEVGMPALIQKRDCITSYLEFILHEIDKEINGNFEVITPADPKERASQISVYLHGEGRQLFDYLMKNGVITDWREPNVIRLAPVPLYCSYEDMYEFGQILKEGILSHRK